One part of the Saprospiraceae bacterium genome encodes these proteins:
- a CDS encoding ribonuclease H family protein, with the protein MSKTQKFYVVWQGNNPGIYNSWAECLSQVKAFPNAKYKAFSSKAEAEDAYYASYDDSIKRKQKSKFDWKNSVPIGSIAVDAACSGNPGDLEYRGVDPFSGKQLFHVGPLSYGTNNVGEFLALVHALALLQKNHKPKTAIYSDSKIAINWIKLKKPNSKLQFTAQNKPLQALMERAILWLNKNSFENPIIKWDTENWGEIPADFGRK; encoded by the coding sequence ATGTCTAAAACTCAAAAATTTTATGTTGTATGGCAGGGAAATAATCCAGGAATTTATAATTCTTGGGCAGAATGTCTGTCGCAAGTTAAAGCTTTTCCAAATGCCAAATATAAAGCATTTTCTAGTAAAGCAGAGGCAGAAGATGCTTATTATGCTAGCTATGATGATAGTATCAAACGGAAGCAAAAATCTAAATTTGATTGGAAAAATAGTGTTCCGATTGGCAGTATTGCAGTAGATGCTGCATGTAGTGGTAATCCTGGAGATTTGGAGTATCGGGGTGTAGACCCTTTTTCAGGTAAACAGTTATTTCATGTTGGTCCGTTGAGTTATGGTACAAACAATGTTGGAGAATTTTTAGCACTCGTGCATGCATTAGCATTATTGCAAAAGAATCACAAACCTAAAACGGCTATATATTCAGATTCTAAAATAGCGATTAATTGGATTAAACTTAAAAAACCAAATTCGAAGTTGCAGTTTACCGCACAAAACAAACCGCTGCAAGCCTTAATGGAGCGAGCCATTTTATGGTTGAATAAGAATTCATTTGAAAATCCAATTATTAAATGGGATACCGAAAATTGGGGTGAAATTCCTGCAGATTTTGGAAGAAAGTAA
- a CDS encoding TatD family hydrolase, whose amino-acid sequence MNFIDTHAHLYLPEFDTDRDQIIERALESNVNKIILPNIDQKTLANVISMSTRYPGICFPSFGLHPCDAKSDFESILAAMEIHLSDTQFVAIGETGTDAYWDTSFWNEQVKAFSIQLEWAKNSNRPIIIHSRETIPQNIEFVRNHQNGNLRGVFHCFTGTYEEAQQIIDLGFLLGIGGVLTYKTSELKSVLPKLSLKHLILETDAPFLTPVPYRGKRNESSYIPLIAQKLSEILEISIEDIAQQTSANANSLFKIDQID is encoded by the coding sequence ATGAACTTTATTGATACCCATGCACATTTGTATTTACCAGAATTTGATACCGATAGAGATCAAATAATTGAACGCGCTTTAGAGTCAAATGTAAATAAAATAATATTACCAAATATTGATCAAAAAACTTTAGCCAATGTGATTTCGATGTCTACCAGGTATCCTGGAATTTGTTTTCCAAGTTTCGGATTACATCCTTGTGATGCAAAGTCAGATTTTGAGTCGATTTTAGCTGCGATGGAAATACATCTTTCAGATACACAATTTGTTGCTATTGGTGAAACGGGGACTGATGCCTATTGGGATACCAGCTTCTGGAATGAACAAGTCAAGGCCTTTTCGATCCAACTTGAATGGGCAAAAAATAGTAATCGTCCGATTATTATTCATTCCCGTGAAACCATCCCTCAAAATATCGAATTTGTAAGAAATCACCAGAATGGCAACTTAAGAGGAGTATTCCATTGTTTTACCGGAACATATGAAGAAGCTCAACAAATCATTGATCTTGGTTTCCTTTTAGGGATTGGAGGCGTACTTACTTATAAAACATCCGAGCTTAAATCGGTTTTGCCAAAATTGTCATTAAAACATTTAATTTTAGAAACCGATGCTCCCTTTTTAACACCCGTGCCATATCGAGGAAAGCGTAACGAATCCTCCTATATTCCACTAATAGCTCAAAAACTATCTGAAATTTTGGAAATTTCTATTGAAGATATAGCCCAGCAAACGAGTGCTAATGCCAATAGCCTGTTTAAAATTGACCAAATTGATTAG